A stretch of the Paenibacillus dendritiformis genome encodes the following:
- a CDS encoding copper amine oxidase N-terminal domain-containing protein: MRKWMLAGLCLVIGLGFRLLAEPGNAEAAGKTAAGGKANVYLNGFQLTEWRWERNYIMVPLFAFDDYSYFGNSNEQEITYKWDAASKTVWVFSKGKTNAVKLIADKTVAWVNGKEVELAAPVKIIDGHTYVPLRFVSEALGGEVEWNNSKRTAIIRTPERVRRDEVLRTGGLEEARKEALLLPFVFPNRELPYRTEGFEVKIEFPEGEALRYYSTVKDVKSYIAVNEDGLAEVLWQGRTTANPGAYLEESGNRPEGEETLIYFQHTFPVQDTVKYGKIDKDGKAAELGTFEVKRSLRTSADAVTAIAGEKRKDAAAAEGSDKTASKNTSRTRQNR, from the coding sequence ATGCGCAAATGGATGCTTGCCGGATTATGTCTGGTCATCGGTTTGGGATTCCGATTGTTAGCGGAGCCGGGGAACGCGGAAGCGGCCGGCAAGACGGCGGCCGGCGGAAAGGCCAACGTGTACCTGAATGGATTTCAGCTAACGGAATGGCGATGGGAGCGCAATTACATCATGGTTCCGTTGTTTGCTTTTGACGATTACAGTTACTTCGGCAATTCGAACGAGCAGGAGATTACGTACAAATGGGATGCGGCCTCGAAGACGGTATGGGTCTTTTCCAAGGGCAAGACGAATGCCGTGAAGCTGATCGCGGATAAGACGGTCGCTTGGGTGAACGGCAAGGAAGTGGAGTTGGCGGCCCCGGTCAAAATCATTGACGGCCATACGTATGTGCCGCTCCGCTTCGTGAGCGAGGCGCTGGGCGGCGAAGTGGAATGGAACAACAGCAAGCGCACGGCGATTATCCGGACGCCGGAACGAGTTCGGCGGGATGAGGTGCTCCGCACCGGAGGGCTGGAGGAGGCCCGGAAGGAGGCCTTGCTGCTCCCCTTCGTCTTCCCGAACCGGGAACTGCCGTACCGGACGGAAGGCTTCGAAGTCAAGATCGAGTTTCCCGAAGGAGAGGCTTTGCGCTACTACTCTACGGTGAAAGACGTCAAAAGCTACATCGCCGTCAATGAGGACGGCCTGGCAGAGGTGCTATGGCAGGGACGCACGACGGCTAATCCAGGCGCCTATCTGGAGGAGAGCGGGAACAGGCCGGAAGGGGAGGAGACGCTGATCTATTTTCAGCATACGTTCCCGGTTCAGGACACGGTCAAATATGGAAAAATCGACAAGGACGGCAAGGCGGCCGAGTTGGGTACCTTCGAGGTGAAGCGCTCGCTGCGAACCTCTGCGGACGCGGTCACGGCCATTGCCGGCGAGAAGCGCAAGGATGCGGCAGCCGCTGAAGGGAGTGACAAAACCGCCAGCAAAAACACCAGCAGAACCCGGCAAAACCGCTAA